ATCTTAAAAAAGCTTGGGATCAACGTATCCCCACTTCCTGGTGGTGAAATATACCTTGCTCTCGACAGAGGCGTAATCGATTCTGCAGAATTTAGTACACCATACGCAACATACCCACTTGGTTTCCAGGAAATAGCTAAAAATGTCATGGTGCCAGGATGGCATCAAGTTTCTTGCCAAAACATGTTTATGGTCAACAAAAAAGCATGGGACTCACTAACTCCTCATTTTCAAACTATTCTAAAAATAGCAGCAAGAGAAACCCAACTTTGGGAAATTGCTAACAGCGAATACCAAAATGCAGTACATGTTCAGAAGTATCAAAAAGATGGCGTTAAGTTCAACAGAATAAATGATACAACACTAAAAGAACTGAGAAAAACAACTAAAGAATATCTTGATGAACTCAAAGCCAAACATCCATCTGTGAAAAAAGTATTAGATTCACAGGAAAACTTCATAAAACTTTACTCAGTATGGAAAAACCTTAAAAAAGGTGTTTCCGCTTATCCATACGATGAATATATGAAAGGAAACATGACAGAATAACTGTTAC
This region of Calditerrivibrio sp. genomic DNA includes:
- the dctP gene encoding TRAP transporter substrate-binding protein DctP yields the protein MKKLFFALLISVFTLSTALAAKVEWKMVTTWSNSITFQRAAEHFAEVVKQLSNGEFIIKVYPDGAIVPAFQVFDAVRNNVAQMGHDWPGYWKGKDEAFVAFASVPFGMNSLEYTIWLEHEGMKLAEELYGKFGLVPLMGGNPGQEMGFFTKKFADDMGDLKGMKVRTVGWTADILKKLGINVSPLPGGEIYLALDRGVIDSAEFSTPYATYPLGFQEIAKNVMVPGWHQVSCQNMFMVNKKAWDSLTPHFQTILKIAARETQLWEIANSEYQNAVHVQKYQKDGVKFNRINDTTLKELRKTTKEYLDELKAKHPSVKKVLDSQENFIKLYSVWKNLKKGVSAYPYDEYMKGNMTE